ATAAGAAAACCCGCTGTCCCGCAGGCCGGGTCAAGAATATACTGCCCTGATTGCGGCTTGATTATGTCAACCATCATCTTGATGATATGCCTCGGTGTCCTGAATTGGCCGTTAGTACCTGAGATAGATATTTTGCTCAAAAGATATTCATAGAGGTCGCCCTTGACGTCGGTATCGTATTTCTGAGAGTCGTTGTAATCCATGCTGTCAATGATTGAAACCACAGAGCGTAAGGTAGGCCGATTGAATATCTTCAGATGCGCCTGTCTGAAAAGAATTTTGCCCATTGGCGAGAGATTGGGAAGTTCATGGAATTTTTCAAAGGCTTCTGAAAGGGTTACGTAAAGTGGATCGCCGGAAAGGCGGGCAACCGTCCTCCAGCTATATTTTGCCAAGGAGTTGGAGAAAATAGGCGCATAGATATTCCCCATTATCTTCTGCAATTGCTCCTGCTTTTCATCCATTTCTGTGAGACTTTTAAGGAACATCAAATAAGTGATTTGCTCAATAGATGTCATAGGGTTATTGACACCACCAGCAAACAACTCATTCATCAATTGATCAACACTTTGTTTTAAACCAGAGTTAATAAAATTTGTCGGCATGACCTACTTCATCCTCGCAAGCTTAAAGGGCGGGCTTTGCCGTATATTAAAGAAAATTGGTTTTGTCTTTTCTCCGAAGGCTGCGATATAGGCATCTGTACCGCCATAAAATTTAAACGGCTGGTTTTCAAGAAATTTGAAATCGCCTTTTTCAAACTGTTCTGCATATTTTGGGCTTTGCACAATTTGTTCAATAAGAACTCTCAGTAATCTGATCTGCATAAGATTGAGACTGTATTCAACCTTCAGGAAATCAATCAGCGCCTCCATCTGTTGGTATGGTGTAGGCAGTTTCCCGATGTCCAGCGCCTCTTTAATAAAATCTGTGATGTCCGCAAAAATCCGATAAACCTTTGCGAGATTGGTTTCATTGAAGTATTCAACAGGACGATTTAAGACCTCAGTATTCAAATATTCCATAAGCTGGTCTGTAAAGTTATCTGTTTTGGCCGCTTCCACAAGGTCGGGTTTTATTTTCGCAACCTCTCTTATCTTTTCCTCCCATTTGTTCTGATACAGCATGCGGTCTACCTTTTCTCCTTCAGGGCCTACCTCTATAAACTCAGTCATTACCAGCATATCCGGAGATTGAGAGACAAGAAGCCCTTTTTCTGCTCTGCGTTCTTCCGGTATCTTTTTGGAATACTCCGCTATATCTTCTGCACCGACAGGCGCCTCAAAATCGGGGGCTGGCAATGGTGCATTGAAATCGTATTCTTCTTCAAAATACTCAACAACTTCACAAAAATCATGGATGATAAAATGAGTTTTCTGGGTTCCATCAGAAAATGAATAACGGCGGGTTCCACGGCCTTTTATTTGTATGTAATTTGTAGACGAAGCGATAGGACGGGCAAGGACAATGTTTAATATCTCTGGACAGTCATAACCAGTTGAAAGCATATCAACAGAAACAGCAACTCTTGGCCAGTAGTTTTCATCTTTACGGAATGCCTTGGCGAAATCCGAAGCTCCTTTTACTCTTGAAGTTATGACCTGTGCAAACCTCCCATTTGCTTCAGGCATAAGGGCATTCAATTCCTTTGCGAGTGCGCCCGCATGATCCTGAGATACAGCAAAGACGATAGTTTTGCCCATTGAGCCATCAGGAGTTTTTAACGCATACTTAAGAAACTCCTCGCATATAAGCCTGTTCCTGTATGGCACATTGACCTTTCTCTCAAGTTCTGAAATGGCGAATGTATAATCTTCACCATCAATATCAACGTTCCAACCCTCTTCGGATACAGACTCTCTCGTTATGAGAGAATAAAGCTTGTATATTTTTGGAGGCACGAGATAGGGGCCGGGTTGCGGCGCATTCACGGCATCCTGAATGGAATATCTGTATGTCGGTTCTCCCGCCTCGCAGCCAAAGTGTTTGTAAGTGTCTCTCATCATGCGGTATTCAAGCGCCTTTGGATTGTTTTCGCTCAGTTCTTCAATATCAATATTTTTGAGGAAATCCTTCGGTGTTGCAGTAAGCCCTATTCTTGTTGCCTGAAAATATTCAACTACCTGACGTGGGAGTTCTCCATAAATTGAACGGTGACATTCATCGTTAAAGACAAGGTCGAAATATCCGGGCGTGAAATCTTCTTTATAGTGGATGTTGAGGCTCTGAATGGTAGCAACAACCACAGAGGCCCCGCCCCATTCTCCATGCTTTCCCGGTTTATAGCGGACGCTCTTAATATTTATCACGAAATGCAAGCTGAAAAGCTTCAAGCGCCTGCTTTGCAAGCTCAATTCTATCAACAATGAATAATACACGCTCTGCCTGATGCGATTTTAAGAACCTGTCGATTATTGCGGCGGCGAGTCTTGTCTTGCCCGTGCCGGTTGCCATTTCAAGCAAGAATGCCCTTTTGCCTCTGTCGTATTGTGCAACAATAATATCGCTTGCCTCTTTCTGATATGCTCTGTCAGCAATGTCGAGCAGATGTTCAACCTGAGATAGAGGCTTTCTAACGAGTTTTAAATCTGTTCGCCTCTGGAGGTCGTCAGGTGATATAAAACGCTCGATAGGTCGCGCATCACCTTCATCAAGATCCCAGAAATAAATCTGCTCTGAGTTTGCGAGGAAAATATATTTACATCCGTGCGCAAGGGCATAGCCGTGTGCCTGTCCTTTTGCAAGATAGACATCGCCTTGATTGTCGTCCTTCGCTTCTAAAACAGCAAGGTTCTGCCCCTTTCTTCCTAAGAGAAGATAATCAGAAAAGCCTGCGCCGCAATGCTGTTCAGTGAGGACATTCTTATCCGGGCCTTCGAGTTTCCAGCCAGCCTCGATCAGCTTTCGGTTAATGATTATCCTTGCGTCTTGTTCTGTCATAGTTTTAACTGATTAAACCTACGCCACATTTTATACTAAAGCACCTGATTTTTTCAGCACGAAAAAAGAGCAGGAGATTTCTATTTTCTGCTCTATGGAATTACCGCACTATATAATTTTCAGCTTCGCATCAAGCACCATTGCGCCCTTTGGATAAAGCGCAACAGGATTTAAATCAATCTCTTCAACATACCCTGATGCTATTATTTCGGATACTGTGAGGATTGTTTTTATGAGCGCAACTATATCAACAGCGGGCTTTCCGCGGTAGCCCTCAAGAAGCCTGTATCCCTTCACCTGCTTAATGAGCCAGAGAGCGTCTTCTTCTTTTAAAGGCGCAAGGGCAAAGGCAATGTCTTTGAAAAGTTCAACAAACACCCCTCCAAGACCGAACATCACAACAGCCCCGAACTGCTTATCAATCACACCGCCTATGATGACCTCAATCCCCTCGTGAGCCATCTCTTCTATAAGCACACCTTCTGCATTCTCAATTCTCAGCAGTTCTGAGACAGCCTTCTTTAGCTCAACATCATTCTTCAACCCTAACCTGATACCGCCCGCATCGCTCTTTGATGTTATTTTTGCGGATGACACCTTCGCCGCAAGCGGATAAGCAAGGGTTGCAGAAGGAATATACCCGTCTTTGTCTACAAATATGCCGTTAGGAACAGTAAGCCCAAGGCTTCTTAAAAACACCTTCACTTCATGCTCAAGAAACACCCTTTTCCCTTTATGCTTTTTCAAAAAGGAAACCGTGCGCTTCAGAACAGAATCATCACTGGCTGTCATGGATAAAGTTTACCATAACACATAAAAAATGACTTCGCTTTTAATGAACTGTTATGGTAGAATTTTACCGAGTTAACTATTCTCTATAAAACCCTAAAGAGGAGGAAATATGAAAAATTAATAATCTTAATTTCGTACATGCTGTGTGTTGCCGCGCCTGCCTTTTCACAGGAGCTTTCAGGCCTTGACATCATGAAAGAGCAGAAGAAAAGGCACGAAGCAGCCCAGGAATATGAAAATATAAAGATGGTGCTTGTTGACAGTTCAAACAATAAAGAAACCCGCGAATTAAAGCGCTATGCCAAGAAAGACAGTGCAGGGCTTTTTAAATATCTTGCACGCTTTGAGGGGCCTGCCGATATAAGAGGGACAGCGCTGCTTACATGGGAACAAAAAGACAGAGAAGATGACCAGTGGCTTTACATGCCGGCATACGGACAAAAGCTTAAGAGAATTGCAGGCGGCAATAAGAAGGGATATTTCATGGGCACTGATTTTTCCTATGAAGACCTCAGGCCTGAAAAACTTGAGACCCACACATACGCTGTCTTAAAGAAAGAAAAATACGACAATCAGGACTGCTATGTTATTGAATCCCTGCCGTCAACAGATGAAGAAAAGAAGACCACCGGATACGCAAAACGGATTTTATGGATTACCACAGACACCTTTGTTACCCTGAAGGTGGATTTCTATGACCACAGCATGAAACTTCTCAAGACACAGACCGCGCATAATGTAAAACCGATAAAAGGAAAGCTGATGCGCGCAGACAAGGTATTAATGACACACCACCAGAACAAACATCAGACACTGATGGGATTGGTAGACCGGAAGATAGACGGCAATATAGACGATTCAATATTCACAGAACGCGCAGTGACAAGCTTCAAATAAAAAGCCGCCCCTCGCACAGGGGCGTGGATTGAAACAAATAAAAAGGGGAATACGGGGAAAACATGGAAAAGCTTGTCAGATTTTCATACGATAAACCGTGGATTATAATCCTTATTACCGCTTTACTGACTATTGCCCTTGCCATACCCGCGCTTCAGTTAAAGATAGATGTCTCAAGCGACAGGTTCATGGCAAGGGACACGCCGGAAAAGAAGAGATATGAAGAAACTAAAAAGGTCTTTGGCTCTGATGTCCTCTCTTTCGTTTATATAAGAGATTCCGACCTTTTCACTGAAAAGAAACTCAGCCGCCTCCGCGTGATGTTTGACCAGCTTGCTAACATGAAAGGTGTCGAGAAAGCTGAAAGCCTGTTCACAATTAATAACATCAAGGGACAGCAGGGCATGATTGATACAGCTCCGCTCCTTGACATAATACCCGGAGATCCAAATGAACTGCTGATAAAACAAAAAGACGCCATTGAGAATCCGGTAATTTACAGAAATTTCATTTCTCCTGACGGAAAATCCACGGTTATCTCCCTGTATCTCAGCAGGGATAAAAAAGATGATAAGTTTGACAGTCGAATCAAAAAAGACATAGAAAAGGTTACAAGCGAAT
This genomic stretch from Nitrospirota bacterium harbors:
- a CDS encoding acetate--CoA ligase family protein, whose protein sequence is MTASDDSVLKRTVSFLKKHKGKRVFLEHEVKVFLRSLGLTVPNGIFVDKDGYIPSATLAYPLAAKVSSAKITSKSDAGGIRLGLKNDVELKKAVSELLRIENAEGVLIEEMAHEGIEVIIGGVIDKQFGAVVMFGLGGVFVELFKDIAFALAPLKEEDALWLIKQVKGYRLLEGYRGKPAVDIVALIKTILTVSEIIASGYVEEIDLNPVALYPKGAMVLDAKLKII
- a CDS encoding DEAD/DEAH box helicase family protein, whose product is MTEQDARIIINRKLIEAGWKLEGPDKNVLTEQHCGAGFSDYLLLGRKGQNLAVLEAKDDNQGDVYLAKGQAHGYALAHGCKYIFLANSEQIYFWDLDEGDARPIERFISPDDLQRRTDLKLVRKPLSQVEHLLDIADRAYQKEASDIIVAQYDRGKRAFLLEMATGTGKTRLAAAIIDRFLKSHQAERVLFIVDRIELAKQALEAFQLAFRDKY
- a CDS encoding DEAD/DEAH box helicase family protein, translated to MINIKSVRYKPGKHGEWGGASVVVATIQSLNIHYKEDFTPGYFDLVFNDECHRSIYGELPRQVVEYFQATRIGLTATPKDFLKNIDIEELSENNPKALEYRMMRDTYKHFGCEAGEPTYRYSIQDAVNAPQPGPYLVPPKIYKLYSLITRESVSEEGWNVDIDGEDYTFAISELERKVNVPYRNRLICEEFLKYALKTPDGSMGKTIVFAVSQDHAGALAKELNALMPEANGRFAQVITSRVKGASDFAKAFRKDENYWPRVAVSVDMLSTGYDCPEILNIVLARPIASSTNYIQIKGRGTRRYSFSDGTQKTHFIIHDFCEVVEYFEEEYDFNAPLPAPDFEAPVGAEDIAEYSKKIPEERRAEKGLLVSQSPDMLVMTEFIEVGPEGEKVDRMLYQNKWEEKIREVAKIKPDLVEAAKTDNFTDQLMEYLNTEVLNRPVEYFNETNLAKVYRIFADITDFIKEALDIGKLPTPYQQMEALIDFLKVEYSLNLMQIRLLRVLIEQIVQSPKYAEQFEKGDFKFLENQPFKFYGGTDAYIAAFGEKTKPIFFNIRQSPPFKLARMK
- a CDS encoding outer membrane lipoprotein-sorting protein; protein product: MLCVAAPAFSQELSGLDIMKEQKKRHEAAQEYENIKMVLVDSSNNKETRELKRYAKKDSAGLFKYLARFEGPADIRGTALLTWEQKDREDDQWLYMPAYGQKLKRIAGGNKKGYFMGTDFSYEDLRPEKLETHTYAVLKKEKYDNQDCYVIESLPSTDEEKKTTGYAKRILWITTDTFVTLKVDFYDHSMKLLKTQTAHNVKPIKGKLMRADKVLMTHHQNKHQTLMGLVDRKIDGNIDDSIFTERAVTSFK